One Maribacter sp. HTCC2170 genomic window, GAACTTGAGGCAATTGACCCTATAAAGGCAGACTATTTTCTGGAACGTCGAGAATTAGGTATCATCAATGTTGGAGGAAAAGGCGCCGTTGAGGTTAATGGAAACACATATTCGTTAAACCATAAAGATGCTTTGTATATAGGAAAGGGGAACAAAAAAGTAGTTTTTAAAAGTGAGAATCCTCAAACCCCTGCTAAGTTTTATTTAAATTCAGCACCTGCGCATACTACCTATCCAACTAAAAAAGTGAGTTTGGCCGATGCCAACAAACTCGAACTAGGTGCCTTGGAAACGGCGAATCATCGAACTGTGAACCAAATGATTATTGGAGATGTGGTAACTTCCTGCCAGTTACAGATGGGGATGACCGAATTGAAAACCGGAAGTGTTTGGAATACAATGCCCGCTCATGTTCATGATCGGAGAATGGAGGTTTATTTTTATTTGGATGTTCCTGAGGAGCAAGCAGTCTGTCATTTTATGGGACAGCCGAATGAAACCAGACATATTTGGATGCATAACCATCAAGCCGTTATATCACCACCATGGTCTATTCATTGTGGCTCAGGTACTTCAAACTATACTTTTATTTGGGGTATGGCAGGAGAGAATTTGGACTATAACGATATGGATATTGCCAAAATATCTGATTTAAAATAAAGAATATGGGACTATCATTATTCGATATAACAGGAAGAATCGCATTGGTAACTGGTAGTACTCATGGTCTGGGCATGGCTATGGCCGAAGGTCTGGGCAAGGCGGGAGCGACCATTATCGTTAATGGAAATTCTTCACAGAAAAAAATTGATCAGGCAATAAAATACTATAAATCTTTAGGGATCAAGGCGAAAGGGTACAAGTTCGATGTTACGGATGAAGTTGCTGTCAAGGAAGCCATCGAAAAAATTCAGACAGAAATAGGATTAATAGACATTCTTATAAATAACGCTGGAATTATCAAAAGGACTCCTTTGGAAGAAATGGAGGTGGCTGATTTTAGAGAAGTAATAGATGTTGATTTGGTAAGCCCTTTTATTGTTTCCAAACATGTTGTAAAAAGCATGATAAATCGAAAACAGGGTAAGATTATTAATATTTGCTCTATGATGAGCGAATTAGGTAGAAACACGGTTGGTGCTTATGCTGCTGCCAAGGGTGGATTGAAAATGTTGACCCAAAACATGGCCACCGAGTGGGCGAGACATAATATTCAAGTGAACGGAATAGGACCTGGATATTTTGCTACTTCACAAACGGATTTAATAAGGGTAGAGGGTCATCCCTTTAATGA contains:
- a CDS encoding gluconate 5-dehydrogenase: MGLSLFDITGRIALVTGSTHGLGMAMAEGLGKAGATIIVNGNSSQKKIDQAIKYYKSLGIKAKGYKFDVTDEVAVKEAIEKIQTEIGLIDILINNAGIIKRTPLEEMEVADFREVIDVDLVSPFIVSKHVVKSMINRKQGKIINICSMMSELGRNTVGAYAAAKGGLKMLTQNMATEWARHNIQVNGIGPGYFATSQTDLIRVEGHPFNEFILNRTPAAKWGDPNDLAGTAIYLASKASDFVNGHIVYVDGGILATIGKPSNEV
- the kduI gene encoding 5-dehydro-4-deoxy-D-glucuronate isomerase, whose translation is MPTEYETRYASSPEEVKKHDTSKLREEFLIDNLMQEGKINLTYSHYDRYIAGSAVPISPLELEAIDPIKADYFLERRELGIINVGGKGAVEVNGNTYSLNHKDALYIGKGNKKVVFKSENPQTPAKFYLNSAPAHTTYPTKKVSLADANKLELGALETANHRTVNQMIIGDVVTSCQLQMGMTELKTGSVWNTMPAHVHDRRMEVYFYLDVPEEQAVCHFMGQPNETRHIWMHNHQAVISPPWSIHCGSGTSNYTFIWGMAGENLDYNDMDIAKISDLK